A window of Diabrotica virgifera virgifera chromosome 9, PGI_DIABVI_V3a contains these coding sequences:
- the LOC126892447 gene encoding putative nuclease HARBI1, whose protein sequence is MHDAAIWNMSNASIHMEETYNNNERGFWLLGDSGYPLQPWLLTPVEGAQEGTPEGRYTSAHIHVRNTIERCHCCFESTFPLPFKAPSTTLMSSYSDSYYKFLLCFTQYPYCP, encoded by the exons ATGCATGATGCAGCAATTTGGAATATGTCGAATGCAAGCATACATATGGAGGAAACGTATAATAATAATGAACGAGGATTTTGGTTGTTAG GTGATTCTGGGTATCCATTACAACCATGGCTATTGACACCAGTAGAAGGGGCACAAGAAGGTACCCCAGAAGGTCGATACACATCTGCCCATATACATGTAAGGAACACAATTGAACGCTGTCATTGTTGTTTTGAAAGCACGTTTCCGCTGCCTTTTAAAGCACCGAGTACTACATTAATGTCCAGTTACAGCGACAGCTATTATAAATTCCTGTTGTGTTTTACACAATATCCTTATTGCCCATAA
- the LOC114342128 gene encoding uncharacterized protein LOC114342128 translates to MASGTPKKKASVDQLNFLVDFIAGNRILLQGKTKPSEANNNIIDKLWDELTLLLNAMGSGPQKSKAQWKRTFIDWKSHTNKKARECVRSEQRTGGGEGDGKALTPIEEKLMGLLSWTVVKGADVHEIGFEHDNAEPP, encoded by the exons ATGGCAAGCGGAACACCAAAGAAGAAAGCATCTGTTGATCAATTAAATTTCTTGGTCGATTTTATCGCTGGGAACAGGATACTATTACAGGGTAAAACCAAACCGTCAGAggctaataataatataattgatAAATTGTGGGACGAGTTAACCCTTTTACTGAATGCTATGGGCTCAGGTCCCCAAAAATCCAAAGCGCAGTGGAAGAGA aCCTTCATCGACTGGAAGAGTCATACGAACAAAAAAGCCAGAGAGTGCGTTAGGTCGGAACAACGGACAGGAGGTGGGGAAGGTGATGGAAAAGCACTGACCCCCATCGAGGAAAAATTAATGGGCCTATTATCGTGGACAGTAGTAAAAGGTGCCGATGTCCACGAAATAGGCTTTGAACATGATAATGCAGAACCTCCATGA